The genomic region GCGTGAGTTCGCAGGTTGGTTGTAGTCTGACCTGTAAATTCTGTGCTACGGGCTATATGGATCGCAAGCGTAATCTGAATGCCGATGAAATCTATGATCAGGTTGTTTTAATCAGCAAGCAAGCCGAGGAGCAGTATGGGCACCCATTGACCAATATCGTGTATATGGGTATGGGTGAACCTTTATTGAACTATAGCAATATGCTGAAGTCGGTTGATCGTATCACCTCACCGGATGGTCTGAACATGGCTGCAAAGCGTATTACCGTTTCTACAGCGGGTATTGCAAAGATGATCAAGAAGCTCGGCGACGATCAGGTACGATTTAATTTAGCGTTATCCTTACACGCTGCTAACGACACGAAGCGTAATGAAATCATGCCTATCAACGAGCAGAACTCGCTGAAAGCGCTTGCGGAAGCTTTGAAATATTTCTACGCTAAAACCAAGAACCCTATTACCTTCGAATACATTGTATTCCATAATTTCAATAATGAGCTTGAAGACGCAAAAGAATTAGCACGATTCTGTAAGCATGTTCCTTGTAAAGTGAATATCATTGAGTATAACCCTATCTCACTGGCTGATTTTGTCAATGCCGAAGCCGATAAGATTGATCAGTTTGCTAATTACCTCCGCAGTCAAGGCGTTACGACCAATGTGCGCAGAAGCCGGGGTAAAGATATCGATGCCGCTTGTGGGCAATTAGCAATCAAAGAGAAAGAGTCTGAAAGCGTAGAAATATAGATTTAACTATAAAGCAAATATTATTTGATATAAGTTGCTTAGTTTTCGGCATGAAAATGCTTAAAGCTTATAAGAGCGCTGTATTAGACTTGTTTTTCCCAAAAGTGTGCATGGCATGTTCTAAGATATTGTTATATCAAGAATATACGATTTGTACCCCCTGTCTGTTTCATCTGCCCTATACAGACGATCATCTCAATCCTTATAATGAAAGTTTTATCCTCATGCAGGGTAAATTAAAAGTTGAACGTGCCGTCGCCATGCTTCGCTTTCGTCCATCTTCACGGGTGGAGCATCTTATCTATCAGATGAAATATGCGAATAAGCCACAGCTTGGACGCTTTTTAGGGTTAATGTATGGTACGCTTTTAACCGAGATGGAGTATTTCCATGATGTGGATGCCATTATTCCTATTCCGCTGCATCCTAGGCGGTTCGCGAAACGAGGATATAATCAAAGTGCGTATTTTGGGATGGGGATTGCAGAGCGCTTAGCCAAGCCCCTGTTGGAAAAGGCTTTATATCGCGTCGTGCATAACGCTAGCCAAACCAAGAAAGATCTGGTTTCTAGAGCAGAAGGGGTGGATAAGATCTTTCGCTGTTCTGAAGAATTAGACCTTAATCACAAGCATGTTTTGTTGCTCGATGATGTGTTGACTACGGGTGCCACCCTGGCATCAGCCGGAAATACATTGCTAGATAAATTTCCAGGCTGTCGTATTTCTATCGCTACGATTGCAAAAGCTTAGCGGCGTACTTTTCCGTTGTGAACGGATGGGCAGTCGTAATTGTTAGAGATGGAGCATGAGCTTACCGTGAAGCTGATCAATGCGGCAGCAAAGGCTATTTTAAAAAATCTTTTCATTATTGATACTGTGCTCTAGGGCTATAAAATAATAGGAAACTGAATAAGGCCATTCCTATTCCGACCATATCTGCAAATACATCCCACCAATCGGCTTGACGCGTGCTGGTGAAATACATCTGACCGAGTTCAGTAATGGCAACAAAGAGTATCGCGATGAAGAAAACGATGGACATGGTTTTTATTTTCACAGCTCTACGTTTTGTCTGTATCGCACTACCGAATAACATTAATGTGGTGAGGAGATAGAAGCTTCCGCAATGCACCATTTTGTCGGATCCGCAGAAGTAGTTTCCTGAAGGCAGTTCTGTAGCGGGCATAAACATAAGGACACACATTAAGATCGCCCAGATAATTGCCCACGCATAATTTAATATCCAATTCATTATCGTTAAAATTCGCTTTTTTAATTGAGATTAAAAAGAATTCAACCTCTTTTTATGTTTATCACGGAATTGATAATTTGCTAATAAAAATTATTGCATTGTAAATCAATGTGTTATGTGTATATTTTGCTTTTTTATAGTACTATGTATTGCAAAGTACCATCCAAAGGATATATCTTTGTATTGTTATGATAGCAGAAAACACACAAACCCAAATGAGGAAAGGAATACTAGAGTACTGTATTCTGTCTATAATTTCTCGGGGAGAGATATACGCCTCAGACATCATCGGCGAGTTGAAGAAGGCCGAGTTGTTAGTGGTTGAAGGTACGCTGTATCCCTTGCTTACTCGGCTTAAGAACAATGGGTTGTTGAGTTATAGCTGGCAAGAGTCGACGTCTGGACCGCCACGTAAGTACTATCAGATTACTGCCGAGGGCACTGAGGTGCTGCAGAAGCTCGATGTGACCTGGAAAGAATTGGTCTACGCAGTACAAACTGCAATTGGAGACCGCGAGATTAACTAAGACAATTAACTAAATATAGCCATGAACAGAACGATAATTATTAATATAAATAGCATAGTCTTCCACATTGAGGAGGATGCATACGAAATACTCCGGTCATACATGATCGAAATTAAGCGACACTTTGGAAAAACTGCCGACAGCAAAGAGATTCTTGAGGATATCGAGAATCGTATTGCCGAAATGTTTGCAGAGAAAATTCAAAGCGGTCGTAAAGAGGTAATCAATGTACAGGATGTCAACGAAGTCATTGGTCAAATGGGTCGTGTGAGCGACTTTGACGTGGACTTTC from Sphingobacterium sp. BN32 harbors:
- the rlmN gene encoding 23S rRNA (adenine(2503)-C(2))-methyltransferase RlmN; protein product: MEKATKLVDIRSLSLDQIKAALVEMGEQGFRAKQIYEWLWQKSATDFDQMSNLSKSLRENLKSRFSINAVKVRQSQISSDKTIKSSFTLYDGNVIEGVLIPADDRMTACVSSQVGCSLTCKFCATGYMDRKRNLNADEIYDQVVLISKQAEEQYGHPLTNIVYMGMGEPLLNYSNMLKSVDRITSPDGLNMAAKRITVSTAGIAKMIKKLGDDQVRFNLALSLHAANDTKRNEIMPINEQNSLKALAEALKYFYAKTKNPITFEYIVFHNFNNELEDAKELARFCKHVPCKVNIIEYNPISLADFVNAEADKIDQFANYLRSQGVTTNVRRSRGKDIDAACGQLAIKEKESESVEI
- a CDS encoding ComF family protein; this encodes MKMLKAYKSAVLDLFFPKVCMACSKILLYQEYTICTPCLFHLPYTDDHLNPYNESFILMQGKLKVERAVAMLRFRPSSRVEHLIYQMKYANKPQLGRFLGLMYGTLLTEMEYFHDVDAIIPIPLHPRRFAKRGYNQSAYFGMGIAERLAKPLLEKALYRVVHNASQTKKDLVSRAEGVDKIFRCSEELDLNHKHVLLLDDVLTTGATLASAGNTLLDKFPGCRISIATIAKA
- a CDS encoding VanZ family protein, encoding MNWILNYAWAIIWAILMCVLMFMPATELPSGNYFCGSDKMVHCGSFYLLTTLMLFGSAIQTKRRAVKIKTMSIVFFIAILFVAITELGQMYFTSTRQADWWDVFADMVGIGMALFSFLLFYSPRAQYQ
- a CDS encoding PadR family transcriptional regulator, with the protein product MIAENTQTQMRKGILEYCILSIISRGEIYASDIIGELKKAELLVVEGTLYPLLTRLKNNGLLSYSWQESTSGPPRKYYQITAEGTEVLQKLDVTWKELVYAVQTAIGDREIN